From a region of the Phragmitibacter flavus genome:
- a CDS encoding tetratricopeptide repeat protein: MMMRVRWMMIFVVGVVAMGVLSPTLVLAAEKDSAQVSPEVQYREARALFEKGDFKKAGEICRALIAAQHLSPALFELMGHIHYRQENLGEAALWYERAALFSKPSVELRQNIAHIHDRTGSVNFVGNRFRDQYAAFFTRSEWFFLMAGAGWIFVFAVVLYYFSPRRSSRRTFFMLVRVLAVAGMALAALGWYWRPSFEKIHDLATVTAVDTRAYTAAARTSGLVMPNVPPGSNVRRLYERGAWTYVEIPTEQPSRGWVTSDSLSRLWPFDPAYLY, translated from the coding sequence ATGATGATGAGAGTTCGATGGATGATGATCTTTGTGGTGGGCGTGGTGGCGATGGGCGTGCTGTCGCCGACGCTGGTTTTGGCTGCGGAGAAGGACAGCGCCCAAGTGTCGCCGGAGGTTCAGTATCGGGAGGCGCGCGCGCTGTTTGAGAAGGGGGACTTTAAGAAGGCGGGCGAGATCTGCCGTGCGTTGATTGCGGCCCAACATCTCAGCCCAGCCTTGTTTGAGCTGATGGGGCATATCCATTACCGGCAAGAAAATTTGGGGGAGGCGGCGCTCTGGTATGAGAGGGCGGCGTTGTTTTCGAAACCTTCAGTGGAGTTACGTCAGAACATTGCGCACATTCATGACCGGACGGGCAGTGTGAATTTTGTGGGCAACCGGTTTCGGGATCAGTATGCGGCGTTTTTTACGCGTTCGGAGTGGTTTTTCCTGATGGCGGGGGCGGGGTGGATTTTTGTGTTTGCGGTGGTATTGTATTATTTCTCGCCACGTCGTTCTTCGAGACGGACGTTTTTTATGCTGGTCCGGGTGCTGGCGGTGGCGGGGATGGCGCTGGCGGCGTTGGGCTGGTATTGGCGTCCGTCGTTTGAAAAAATTCACGATCTGGCAACGGTGACGGCGGTGGATACCCGGGCTTACACGGCGGCGGCGAGAACTTCGGGTTTAGTGATGCCGAACGTGCCGCCGGGAAGCAATGTGCGTCGTTTGTATGAACGGGGTGCCTGGACTTATGTGGAGATCCCGACGGAACAACCAAGCCGCGGTTGGGTGACTTCGGATTCGCTGTCGAGGCTGTGGCCTTTTGATCCGGCCTACCTTTATTGA
- a CDS encoding response regulator transcription factor: MTETIQLVCIVDDDISIRKSLARLFRSAGLAAETFESAKTYLARPKHDGPSCLILDVRMPELTGLDLQQALLDKGLDEQIVFITGNGDIPMCVQAMKAGAVDFLPKPFEENELIAAVERALTRSGGKLHQQATQIAARDRVQKLTPREFQVFEKVIVGKLNKEIAAELGTSIKTVKVQRGRVMEKMGVVSVAELVRMAQYAGIEPSAGPKTKVR; this comes from the coding sequence ATGACCGAAACCATCCAACTGGTTTGCATTGTGGATGATGACATTTCCATCCGCAAAAGTCTCGCGCGACTCTTCCGCTCCGCCGGTCTCGCTGCCGAAACCTTCGAATCGGCAAAGACCTATCTTGCTCGCCCCAAACATGACGGCCCCTCCTGCCTCATCCTTGATGTTCGAATGCCCGAACTAACTGGCCTCGACTTACAACAGGCCCTTCTCGACAAAGGACTCGACGAGCAGATTGTGTTCATCACCGGCAATGGCGACATCCCCATGTGTGTCCAGGCAATGAAAGCTGGCGCCGTGGACTTCCTTCCCAAGCCATTCGAGGAGAACGAATTGATCGCCGCCGTTGAACGTGCATTGACTCGATCCGGCGGCAAACTCCACCAGCAAGCGACCCAGATCGCTGCCCGCGACCGTGTGCAAAAACTCACCCCAAGAGAGTTTCAGGTTTTTGAAAAAGTGATCGTTGGTAAACTCAACAAGGAGATCGCGGCAGAGCTTGGAACCTCCATCAAAACGGTCAAAGTGCAGCGTGGTCGGGTGATGGAAAAAATGGGCGTTGTGTCGGTCGCTGAACTGGTGCGGATGGCCCAGTATGCGGGCATAGAACCATCGGCAGGTCCTAAGACCAAGGTCCGATAG
- a CDS encoding VWA domain-containing protein: protein MKVPFFPDYQLANPWWLLLLLALPLLAWLRGRAGDAPAMAFPTLGLLKDLGSSTRSRSGGLALSLLFASLFCGIVGMARPQQVLSYDEVKADGIGIVVACDVSLSMLIQDFYISGQQVNRLTAAKRVLMDFIKGRPNDRIGIVAFAGAPYHPCPPTLDHEWLLKNMDRIQTGIMEDGTAIGSGIAAAAKKLDQQDIKTKVMVVLTDGANNSGKLSPQDAARLAATLGVKIYTVSIGTPGMHLIRMPNGQVFNSGRQEFDPDTLREVAQIGNGAFYRAEDLSALELIFKKIDEMEKSVIQARKVVETKDVFAPFVLAGIVFAGAYLIWKQSLGRTSPAVA, encoded by the coding sequence ATGAAGGTTCCTTTTTTTCCCGATTACCAACTGGCAAATCCTTGGTGGCTTTTGTTGCTGCTGGCTTTGCCGTTGCTGGCGTGGTTGCGTGGTCGGGCGGGGGATGCACCGGCGATGGCGTTTCCGACGTTGGGGTTGTTGAAGGATTTGGGAAGTTCGACGCGCAGTCGGTCGGGCGGCTTGGCGTTGAGTTTGTTGTTTGCGAGTTTGTTTTGCGGGATCGTGGGGATGGCGCGGCCGCAGCAGGTGTTGTCTTATGATGAGGTGAAGGCGGACGGGATCGGGATCGTGGTGGCTTGTGATGTGTCGCTGTCGATGTTGATCCAGGATTTTTATATCAGTGGTCAGCAGGTGAACCGGTTGACGGCGGCGAAGCGGGTGTTGATGGATTTCATCAAGGGGCGGCCGAATGACCGCATTGGAATCGTGGCGTTTGCGGGGGCGCCGTATCATCCGTGTCCACCGACGTTGGATCATGAGTGGTTGTTGAAGAACATGGACCGGATTCAAACGGGGATCATGGAGGACGGGACGGCGATCGGATCGGGAATCGCGGCGGCGGCGAAGAAGCTGGATCAGCAGGATATCAAAACCAAGGTGATGGTGGTGCTGACCGATGGGGCGAACAATTCGGGCAAGTTGAGTCCGCAGGATGCGGCGCGTTTGGCGGCGACGCTGGGGGTGAAGATTTACACGGTTTCGATTGGGACGCCGGGGATGCACTTGATCCGCATGCCGAACGGGCAGGTTTTTAATTCGGGTCGGCAGGAGTTTGATCCAGACACGTTGCGGGAGGTGGCGCAGATCGGGAACGGGGCGTTTTACAGGGCGGAGGATCTGAGTGCGCTCGAGCTGATTTTCAAGAAGATCGATGAGATGGAGAAATCGGTGATCCAGGCACGCAAGGTGGTGGAGACGAAAGATGTTTTTGCACCGTTTGTGCTTGCAGGGATTGTGTTTGCGGGCGCGTATTTGATTTGGAAGCAATCGCTGGGGCGGACTTCGCCAGCGGTGGCATAG
- a CDS encoding O-antigen ligase family protein: MVPPPDASKDDNASVATRFLDRSSSSGILLGLLCIEGLGIKICQITLTVLLCGYFLMANDWIQLLWFTLTCPIAFLFAPWSRVWPSIQRDRFLRFAGYFLVWMTVSSFLAQTINTSIGAREAVAWLFGTALLVAFALLVWHSARDLSALQHTGWWIGMGAALAALISMLMFYVILPGHVFGERLCNWFVYGGLNPVATGLTFGFASMWLTCARNAMQSRNERLLASIAIVILIFAVFFTRSRGAVLALIAGHAALIAIYGLRANRTPVAIFVAIALTFQISGPLVAMLSTKQVASRVSVQSSEESLATGATIIAYSNPARELINRGDNGRFELYRSAFASLQGPRQWLFGIGQWSTEHLWKPCTGWNPEHLHSAFLATLVHGGLVGFSMLLVVFSIGSYRAYQLAKAGQGTWLVLLACGSAGMLFDGQTFSTFTSIPRMEVLLVIFPLIVSASAYHHLINAKQASVKS; encoded by the coding sequence ATGGTCCCACCGCCCGACGCCAGCAAAGACGACAATGCCTCCGTGGCGACCCGATTCTTGGACCGCTCGTCGTCCTCCGGCATTCTTCTCGGCCTGCTTTGCATCGAAGGGCTTGGCATCAAAATCTGCCAGATCACCCTCACCGTCCTTCTCTGCGGCTATTTCCTCATGGCCAACGACTGGATCCAGCTATTGTGGTTCACCCTCACCTGCCCGATCGCTTTTCTGTTCGCTCCGTGGTCAAGAGTATGGCCCTCCATCCAACGCGACCGCTTCCTGCGCTTCGCCGGCTATTTTCTCGTTTGGATGACCGTCAGTTCGTTCCTCGCACAAACCATCAACACCAGCATCGGAGCCCGTGAAGCGGTCGCGTGGCTGTTCGGCACCGCTCTTCTGGTCGCATTTGCCCTCCTCGTCTGGCATTCCGCCCGTGATCTCAGCGCCCTTCAACACACCGGATGGTGGATCGGCATGGGTGCCGCCCTCGCCGCGCTGATCAGCATGCTGATGTTCTACGTGATCCTCCCCGGACACGTTTTCGGCGAACGCCTTTGCAACTGGTTCGTCTACGGCGGACTCAATCCCGTCGCCACCGGTCTGACCTTTGGCTTCGCCAGCATGTGGCTCACCTGCGCCCGCAACGCCATGCAGTCGCGCAACGAACGCCTGCTCGCCTCCATCGCCATCGTCATTCTCATATTTGCCGTCTTTTTCACCCGCAGCCGCGGTGCCGTGCTGGCCCTCATCGCCGGACATGCCGCGTTGATCGCCATCTACGGCCTCCGCGCCAACCGCACGCCCGTTGCCATCTTCGTCGCGATTGCTCTCACCTTCCAAATCTCCGGCCCACTGGTGGCCATGCTCTCCACCAAGCAGGTCGCATCAAGAGTTTCCGTCCAATCGTCCGAGGAATCCCTCGCCACCGGAGCCACCATCATCGCCTACAGCAATCCCGCTCGCGAACTCATCAATCGCGGCGACAACGGTCGATTCGAACTCTACCGCTCCGCCTTCGCCTCACTTCAAGGCCCGCGTCAGTGGCTTTTTGGCATCGGCCAATGGTCCACCGAACACCTCTGGAAACCCTGCACCGGTTGGAATCCGGAACATCTTCACAGCGCCTTCCTGGCCACACTGGTGCACGGCGGCCTCGTCGGCTTTTCGATGCTGCTCGTCGTTTTCTCGATTGGCAGCTACCGTGCCTACCAGCTCGCCAAAGCCGGACAGGGCACCTGGCTCGTCCTCCTCGCCTGCGGCAGCGCCGGCATGCTTTTTGACGGCCAAACATTCAGCACCTTCACCAGCATTCCGCGCATGGAAGTCCTGCTGGTCATCTTCCCTTTGATCGTCTCCGCCTCCGCCTACCATCACCTGATCAACGCCAAGCAGGCTTCGGTAAAAAGCTGA
- a CDS encoding response regulator — MPHSNHTVCVLDDEPSVLRALGRLLMSDGFRVLKFCEPQVLLDHARNQLVEFAVIDIRMPGMSGLEVLAELQTVSPDARVIVITGESDPSHKAAALAGGACAFFLKPFDDELFLQAVRKAISA, encoded by the coding sequence GTGCCCCATTCCAACCACACTGTCTGTGTCCTTGATGACGAACCTTCGGTGCTCCGCGCCCTCGGCCGACTATTGATGTCCGATGGCTTCCGGGTGCTCAAATTTTGCGAGCCCCAAGTTTTGCTGGATCACGCCCGCAATCAATTAGTCGAGTTTGCCGTCATCGACATCCGCATGCCCGGAATGAGTGGACTCGAAGTCCTCGCCGAATTGCAAACCGTCTCACCCGATGCGCGGGTGATCGTCATCACCGGTGAAAGTGATCCCAGTCACAAAGCGGCGGCCCTGGCTGGTGGAGCATGCGCATTCTTTCTCAAACCATTCGATGACGAGTTGTTTTTACAGGCCGTCCGCAAAGCCATCTCTGCCTGA
- a CDS encoding BatD family protein: MMSSSFLSKSSMTRRLLIRLAMVAVGVLLMLATSGETQAQRSSVNAQISPQKIRPGGFAVFSVTVDGGVASEMERPTLPEGVELANPGKSTSSGTTIINGRVSRSYTQSWQITAEKPGTYAIPPQTLEVNGAVASSNATELMVSEKNDAELSQYDPLLSIELEKREFYVGELVPITANLYVHRQTILRRVGLIELPKDNFAIQRFPLQGEEGVTHVAGVPYRVLTFKSTVSALKPGKFKLGPASSEVIVEMPTQENPFPHPIFSQSEPQKLRPPSNDIEVNVLALPEEGRPKGFTGVVGDFEMNMNAEPASLSVGEPIAVEITINGTGNFDSIVAPTLTESGAWKVYPSKRFNMGGTPDVMTGSSTNQVGFSQVIIPQKQVTEVPSYEFSFFSPTKKEYVTLRTSPLPLEVRPGLMGVPQGDGSTAGSTAPSEIQPEKVPQATLRMTDILSVSSESPVWLAAKPFPWRDPRFLTGSAVAGGVLALLLLAKGGAVLVQRSRNAADAPARLLWKQLKARQQPMGQFYHHAARWIEMKHLQGSEVDEVLAKDHQFNYSRDHDAAAVVVPEDERAKVLRVLREAEGAA; this comes from the coding sequence ATGATGAGTTCTTCGTTTCTTTCGAAATCAAGTATGACCAGGCGGTTGCTGATCCGGCTGGCCATGGTTGCTGTTGGGGTGTTGTTGATGCTGGCGACCAGCGGCGAAACTCAGGCGCAGAGGAGCAGTGTAAATGCGCAAATCTCCCCGCAGAAAATTCGTCCGGGTGGGTTTGCGGTTTTTTCGGTGACCGTCGACGGTGGGGTGGCTTCAGAGATGGAGCGTCCGACATTGCCGGAGGGGGTTGAGCTGGCGAATCCAGGGAAATCGACCAGCAGCGGCACGACGATCATCAATGGCCGGGTATCGCGTAGTTATACCCAAAGCTGGCAGATCACGGCGGAGAAGCCTGGGACTTATGCGATTCCGCCACAGACGCTGGAGGTCAATGGCGCGGTGGCGAGCTCCAATGCGACGGAGTTGATGGTGAGCGAGAAGAATGACGCGGAGCTTTCGCAGTATGATCCGCTGTTGTCGATTGAGCTGGAGAAGCGCGAGTTTTATGTGGGAGAGCTGGTGCCGATCACGGCGAATTTGTATGTGCATCGGCAGACGATTTTGCGGCGCGTGGGTTTGATCGAGCTGCCGAAGGACAACTTCGCAATTCAGCGATTCCCGTTGCAGGGCGAGGAAGGGGTGACCCACGTGGCCGGGGTGCCGTATCGCGTGCTGACTTTTAAGAGCACGGTGTCGGCGTTGAAACCAGGCAAGTTCAAGCTGGGACCGGCGAGCAGTGAGGTGATCGTGGAGATGCCGACGCAGGAGAATCCGTTTCCGCATCCGATTTTTTCCCAGTCGGAGCCGCAGAAGCTGCGTCCGCCGAGCAACGACATTGAGGTGAACGTGCTGGCGCTGCCGGAGGAAGGTCGGCCCAAGGGATTTACTGGAGTGGTGGGGGATTTTGAGATGAACATGAATGCGGAACCGGCCTCGCTTTCGGTGGGTGAGCCGATCGCGGTGGAGATCACCATCAATGGCACGGGAAATTTTGATTCGATTGTGGCTCCGACGTTGACGGAGTCGGGTGCGTGGAAGGTGTATCCATCGAAGCGGTTCAACATGGGGGGCACGCCGGATGTGATGACGGGAAGCTCGACGAATCAGGTGGGGTTCAGTCAGGTGATCATTCCGCAGAAGCAGGTGACTGAAGTGCCGTCGTATGAGTTCAGCTTTTTCAGTCCAACCAAGAAGGAATATGTGACCTTGCGGACTTCGCCGCTGCCATTGGAAGTGAGGCCTGGGTTGATGGGGGTGCCGCAAGGGGACGGATCGACGGCGGGTTCGACGGCACCTTCGGAGATCCAGCCGGAGAAAGTGCCGCAGGCGACGCTGCGGATGACCGACATTTTAAGTGTTTCGTCGGAGTCTCCGGTATGGTTGGCGGCGAAGCCGTTTCCTTGGCGCGATCCGCGTTTTTTGACGGGTAGTGCGGTGGCGGGCGGGGTTCTGGCGTTACTGTTGCTGGCCAAAGGTGGAGCGGTTTTGGTGCAGCGGAGCCGGAATGCAGCGGATGCGCCGGCGAGGTTGTTGTGGAAGCAGTTGAAGGCGCGGCAGCAGCCGATGGGGCAGTTTTATCATCATGCGGCGCGATGGATTGAGATGAAACATTTGCAGGGTTCAGAGGTGGATGAGGTGCTCGCGAAGGATCACCAATTTAACTACAGTCGTGACCATGACGCGGCGGCGGTGGTGGTCCCGGAAGACGAGCGTGCGAAGGTCTTGCGGGTGCTGCGTGAGGCGGAGGGAGCGGCTTAA
- a CDS encoding sensor histidine kinase has protein sequence MSQVFFLFFAFGWLAQIGIASASEPSPKRVLLLYSERAGIPAIQAIDAGLVEAFAARGNVEVFSEYFDFARFPAKKHAEGQVEHLHDRYGGLKLDKVIVVGFETLKFVIQHREKLFPGVPVTFCGIERHLLSGTTLPPDVNGVVLNYDFRRTIELALKLQPGLKDVVCVFGSSAFDQQVGHDALAALAEYPQLRVRRLDTTPYAEIIEQVRHLPRNTMVFHISMLRDSSGQTRLSPRVAEEISNASSVPVYSVALHHLERGVIGGAMMDYAAHGKEIGNEAVARLDGRPPTPNEAASSPWIINWQALKKWKIPEALVPSDALIKYKPPTLWEEHPGLITGILAVVLIQSILIALLLVNIGNRCRAERALAESEERMGLAAAAAGLGMWVWDVRGNTWMTEQGRALFGFKPEAELDYAAILDRVHPEDRSARELAIKRALDTRGKYEMEYRVQLPDGSMRWVSARGHCVAEGNGKTVKLLGVSMDITHRKQAELEALQQRAELSHLSRVALVGEMATTLAHELNQPLTAIVTNASAAQRFIAHDDMDPDELREMLTDIAADGRRAGDIIRGIKGMVRKVASERRKVDMIDVINDVLRLVRADALANGCAITTHLEKNLPLVLGDPVQLQQVLLNLIVNAFDAMRRVPCEPCRVEIASSLDNESVEVSVRDFGPGLPDEDRVFERFFSTKSDGMGMGLAIARSIIETHGGTLTAENMSDGGARFWLRLPAQVPIHEEATV, from the coding sequence ATGTCACAGGTCTTCTTTCTTTTCTTTGCCTTCGGATGGCTGGCGCAGATAGGAATCGCATCGGCATCGGAACCCTCTCCCAAACGGGTGTTGTTGCTCTATTCCGAACGGGCCGGAATTCCGGCCATTCAAGCCATCGACGCAGGGTTGGTTGAGGCATTTGCTGCACGGGGGAATGTGGAAGTGTTTTCAGAGTATTTTGATTTCGCACGTTTCCCTGCAAAAAAGCACGCGGAAGGCCAGGTGGAGCATCTGCATGATCGCTATGGTGGTCTGAAGCTCGACAAGGTCATAGTGGTCGGATTCGAGACCCTGAAGTTCGTCATCCAACATCGCGAAAAACTTTTCCCCGGAGTGCCCGTTACTTTTTGCGGCATTGAACGTCATCTCCTGTCAGGCACCACGCTACCGCCAGACGTCAATGGCGTGGTTCTGAACTATGACTTCCGCCGCACCATCGAACTGGCGCTCAAACTTCAACCCGGTCTAAAAGACGTGGTTTGCGTGTTTGGATCCAGCGCCTTTGACCAACAAGTGGGCCACGATGCACTCGCGGCATTGGCCGAGTATCCGCAGTTGCGGGTGCGACGCCTCGACACCACGCCCTATGCCGAAATCATCGAACAGGTGCGCCATTTGCCGAGGAACACGATGGTGTTTCACATTTCGATGCTTCGAGACTCTTCAGGCCAGACCCGCCTTTCACCGAGAGTCGCGGAAGAAATAAGCAACGCTTCAAGTGTGCCCGTTTACAGCGTCGCGCTGCACCATCTGGAACGCGGAGTTATCGGAGGTGCGATGATGGACTACGCGGCACATGGCAAGGAGATCGGAAACGAAGCCGTCGCACGACTGGACGGTCGTCCCCCCACTCCCAATGAAGCAGCATCCAGCCCATGGATCATCAACTGGCAGGCGCTCAAAAAATGGAAGATCCCCGAAGCCCTGGTTCCCTCCGATGCCCTCATCAAATACAAACCGCCTACCCTGTGGGAGGAGCACCCTGGACTCATCACCGGCATCTTGGCAGTGGTGCTGATTCAATCCATTCTCATCGCCCTGCTGCTTGTTAATATCGGCAACCGCTGTCGCGCCGAACGTGCCCTCGCCGAAAGCGAAGAACGCATGGGACTCGCCGCCGCCGCCGCCGGTCTGGGCATGTGGGTATGGGACGTTCGAGGCAACACCTGGATGACGGAACAAGGCCGGGCGCTCTTCGGATTTAAACCGGAAGCCGAACTCGACTACGCCGCGATCCTTGACCGGGTGCATCCCGAAGATCGCTCCGCGCGCGAACTCGCAATCAAACGGGCGCTGGATACCCGGGGCAAATATGAAATGGAATACCGCGTGCAGCTGCCGGATGGATCCATGCGTTGGGTGAGCGCGCGTGGCCATTGTGTAGCTGAAGGCAACGGCAAAACCGTGAAACTTCTCGGTGTCTCCATGGACATCACCCATCGAAAACAAGCGGAGCTGGAAGCCTTGCAGCAACGCGCCGAACTCAGTCACCTCTCACGCGTTGCCCTCGTCGGAGAAATGGCCACCACCCTTGCGCATGAGCTCAACCAGCCGCTGACCGCCATCGTCACCAACGCCAGCGCCGCCCAACGGTTCATCGCCCACGACGACATGGATCCCGACGAGTTGCGCGAAATGCTCACCGACATCGCAGCCGATGGACGCCGTGCTGGCGACATCATTCGAGGCATCAAAGGCATGGTCCGCAAAGTCGCAAGTGAACGGCGCAAAGTCGATATGATCGACGTCATCAACGACGTGCTGCGGCTCGTGCGGGCCGATGCCCTGGCCAATGGCTGCGCGATCACCACACATCTGGAAAAGAACCTGCCTCTTGTGCTAGGCGACCCCGTGCAACTTCAGCAGGTCCTTCTCAATCTGATCGTCAACGCCTTCGATGCCATGCGCAGAGTCCCCTGCGAGCCTTGTCGCGTGGAAATTGCCTCCTCCCTGGACAATGAATCCGTAGAGGTCTCCGTGCGAGACTTTGGACCTGGACTGCCTGACGAAGATCGTGTGTTCGAGCGCTTCTTCTCCACCAAAAGCGATGGCATGGGCATGGGACTGGCCATCGCCCGTTCGATTATTGAAACCCACGGTGGAACGCTTACGGCAGAAAACATGAGCGACGGCGGCGCACGTTTCTGGCTTCGACTCCCGGCACAGGTCCCCATCCATGAGGAGGCGACTGTATGA
- a CDS encoding vWA domain-containing protein — protein sequence MTFAEPQYAWLLFVLPVIALLKIFADARAQRAVEAFASSERLRKSLLGGASPVWSGLHFGLQLLAVAFLIIAMTRPQYGVIEREVTESGRNIFIAIDTSKSMLAEDVKPNRLTRAKLAAQDLLEKLPGDRVGLIAFAGRSFLQAPLTTDHDAVIESIQALDHSTIPRGGSSVAAAIKLALETTEKAAPTHNGMILFTDGQETDDATLEAAREAKERNFLILPVGVGTTDGDVIPDPDPDGGNTSGYVTDNNGNIVHSRLESGMLREVAKITGGEYVGLSSQALTQSLVARLTANLETHEAGSRQETRQAERYQWPLFAGIFCMALSLFMRPSSRKRVRARAVLPVDPQAAVHVRGAAAVVALFLALGQTAGAAVDERVQKAQEEFRQGNYKEAQEGFADLLSDEESRLPKDELAYGLGASQMMLGEEDKAVRAFSRSLQSRRGDLQVKSLRALGNVLFEKGKKEREVATKMLQERKQDQADEAIVRTLRDWEDALAHLGTALQREPENRETHENYDFVKDQLEKLKKQAEEEKKKREQEKKEKGEEGDQKQKGNGEGEGEGEGEGEGQPPGQGGGEGDEERESKGQDAMQEEGQEVPDGQVSAGEGGEGGEQQGQKQGEGEMADAKRNEETGFSPQEARSQLRNYADDQNSVQYLMRRERPEGGKDY from the coding sequence ATGACATTTGCTGAACCTCAATATGCATGGCTGCTGTTTGTGCTGCCGGTGATTGCGCTGCTGAAGATTTTCGCGGATGCGCGGGCTCAGCGTGCGGTGGAGGCGTTTGCTTCGTCGGAGCGTTTGCGGAAGTCGTTGCTGGGTGGGGCGTCGCCGGTGTGGTCGGGTTTGCATTTTGGACTACAGTTGCTGGCGGTGGCGTTTTTGATCATTGCGATGACGCGTCCGCAGTATGGGGTGATTGAGCGGGAGGTGACGGAGTCGGGAAGGAACATTTTTATCGCGATTGATACCTCGAAGTCGATGCTGGCGGAGGATGTGAAGCCTAACCGGTTGACTCGGGCGAAGCTGGCGGCGCAGGACCTTTTGGAGAAGCTGCCGGGGGACCGGGTGGGGTTGATTGCATTTGCGGGCAGATCGTTTTTGCAGGCTCCGTTGACGACGGATCATGATGCGGTGATTGAGTCGATTCAGGCATTGGATCACTCGACGATTCCGCGCGGGGGAAGCAGTGTGGCGGCGGCGATCAAGCTGGCGTTGGAGACAACGGAGAAGGCGGCACCGACGCATAATGGGATGATCCTTTTTACGGATGGGCAGGAAACGGATGACGCCACGTTGGAGGCGGCTCGGGAGGCGAAGGAGCGCAATTTTTTGATTCTGCCGGTGGGCGTGGGGACGACGGATGGCGATGTGATTCCTGATCCTGATCCGGATGGCGGGAATACGAGTGGTTATGTGACGGACAACAATGGCAACATTGTGCATTCGAGACTGGAGTCGGGGATGTTGAGGGAGGTGGCGAAGATCACGGGCGGGGAGTATGTGGGACTTTCGTCGCAGGCTTTGACGCAGTCGCTGGTGGCACGGTTGACGGCGAATTTGGAGACGCACGAGGCGGGGTCGAGACAGGAGACCCGGCAGGCGGAACGGTATCAATGGCCGTTGTTTGCGGGGATTTTTTGCATGGCGCTGTCGTTGTTCATGAGGCCGTCGTCACGCAAGCGGGTGAGGGCGCGTGCGGTGTTGCCGGTGGATCCACAGGCGGCGGTGCATGTGCGTGGCGCGGCGGCGGTGGTAGCGTTGTTTTTGGCATTGGGGCAGACGGCGGGAGCGGCGGTGGATGAGCGGGTGCAGAAGGCGCAGGAAGAGTTTCGCCAAGGGAATTACAAGGAGGCGCAGGAAGGGTTTGCGGATTTGTTGTCGGATGAGGAGAGCCGGTTGCCGAAGGATGAGCTGGCGTATGGTTTGGGGGCATCACAGATGATGTTGGGGGAGGAGGACAAGGCGGTGCGGGCGTTCAGTCGTTCGCTGCAATCGAGGCGTGGGGATTTGCAGGTGAAATCGCTGCGCGCGCTGGGGAATGTGCTTTTCGAGAAGGGCAAGAAGGAGCGGGAAGTGGCGACGAAGATGCTGCAAGAGAGAAAACAGGATCAGGCTGACGAGGCGATTGTAAGAACGCTGCGGGACTGGGAGGATGCGCTGGCGCATCTGGGGACCGCATTGCAGCGCGAGCCGGAGAATAGGGAGACGCACGAGAATTATGACTTTGTGAAGGACCAGTTGGAGAAGCTTAAGAAGCAGGCGGAAGAGGAGAAGAAGAAACGCGAGCAAGAGAAGAAGGAAAAAGGGGAAGAGGGTGATCAGAAGCAGAAAGGCAATGGCGAGGGGGAAGGAGAAGGCGAGGGTGAAGGGGAAGGTCAACCGCCAGGACAGGGTGGTGGTGAGGGGGATGAAGAGCGTGAATCAAAAGGGCAGGATGCGATGCAGGAGGAAGGGCAGGAGGTGCCTGATGGTCAGGTCAGTGCTGGTGAAGGCGGCGAGGGGGGAGAGCAGCAGGGTCAAAAACAGGGGGAGGGCGAGATGGCGGACGCCAAACGCAATGAGGAGACGGGTTTCTCCCCGCAAGAGGCGCGGTCGCAGTTGCGCAACTACGCAGATGATCAGAATTCGGTGCAGTATTTGATGCGCAGGGAGAGGCCGGAGGGCGGGAAGGATTACTAG